One genomic region from Phoenix dactylifera cultivar Barhee BC4 unplaced genomic scaffold, palm_55x_up_171113_PBpolish2nd_filt_p 000046F, whole genome shotgun sequence encodes:
- the LOC103711585 gene encoding uncharacterized protein LOC103711585 produces MSIRIKAVVDKFVKELTEALQADIQDRIMKEREMQSYIEEREREVAEREAAWKAELSRREAEIARQEARLKMERENLEKEKSVLMGTASNQDNQDGALEITVSGEKYRCLRFSKAKK; encoded by the exons ATGTCGATTAGGATCAAGGCGGTGGTGGATAAGTTCGTGAAGGAGCTGACGGAGGCTCTGCAGGCGGACATCCAGGATCGGATCATGAAGGAGAGGGAGATGCAGAGCTACATCGAGGAAAGGGAGCGGGAGGTCGCCGAGCGCGAGGCCGCGTGGAAGGCTGAGCTCTCTCGCCGTGAG GCAGAAATTGCCCGTCAAGAGGCAAGGCTGAAGATGGAGAGGGAAAATCTAGAGAAAGAGAAGAGTGTTCTCATGGGCACCGCATCAAATCAGGACAACCAAGATGGTGCTCTTGAGATAACTGTCAGCGGTGAGAAGTACAGGTGCCTTCGATTCTCCAAGGCAAAAAAATGA
- the LOC103711594 gene encoding pentatricopeptide repeat-containing protein At2g03880, mitochondrial → MKLLSRSILSLGPPRPPLLSLSFPSFSLFHTIPPVPNPPPPHHPSIESFSHLCLHGPLPAAMAVMASLQAHGLRADPISYSHLIKLCLNHGSIDDARLIHHHLSSDGHCPKLFLSNTLVGMYVKFGLLDEARKVFDQMPERNVVSWTTMISALTNLEQKEEALMLLLEMQRDGIRPNMYTFSSILRACMALRTLWSIHCCIIKFGLESDVFVRSSLIDIYSKFGDLEHGYRVFSEMVTRDLVVWNSIIGGFAQSGDGYRAVDLFMQMKRAGFLANQGTLTSVLRACTGMVLLEMGKQVHVHVLKYERDLILDNALLDMYCKCGSLEEADALFQRMPERDVISWSTMISGLAQNGRSLDSLRLFESMKVIGPIPNYITIVGVLFACSHAGLVEEGRYYFRSMQKLFGIEPGREHYGCMVDLLGRAGKLEEAVKFIHDMNFKPDSVIWRTLLGACRVHRNVNLAAYAAKEILKLEPGDEGTYILLSNIYADSRQWSDVEQVRKAMRDRGVRKEPGRSWLEVGKQIHVFIVGDMSHPQMDIIVKELNRLVGRITELGYVPNTDFVLHDLGQEQKEESLQYHSEKLAIAFGIMNSTMGKPIRIMKNLRICGDCHAFAKLVAKTEDKAIIIRDPVRFHQFQDGVCSCGDYW, encoded by the coding sequence ATGAAACTCCTCTCCAGATCCATCTTATCACTCGGTCCTCCTCGCcctcccctcctttctctctccttcccctctttttctctctttcacaCCATTCCTCCGGTCCCCAACCCGCCCCCACCCCACCACCCATCGATCGAATCCTTCTCCCACCTATGCCTCCACGGTCCCCTCCCCGCCGCCATGGCCGTCATGGCCTCCCTCCAGGCCCACGGCCTCCGCGCCGATCCCATCTCCTACTCCCACCTCATTAAACTCTGCCTCAACCATGGCTCTATCGATGATGCCCGGCTTATCCACCACCACCTGTCCTCTGATGGGCATTGCCCAAAATTGTTCCTTTCCAACACTTTGGTCGGCATGTACGTCAAATTTGGTCTCCTCGATGAAGCACGGAAGGTGTTCGATCAAATGCCCGAGAGAAATGTGGTATCCTGGACCACCATGATTTCGGCGCTTACCAACCTCGAACaaaaggaggaagctttgatgcTCTTACTCGAGATGCAGAGAGATGGAATTAGACCTAACATGTACACCTTCTCGTCAATCCTGAGAGCCTGCATGGCGCTGAGAACCCTCTGGTCGATCCACTGTTGTATAATTAAGTTTGGCTTGGAGTCGGATGTCTTTGTTAGGAGTTCTCTTATCGATATCTACTCAAAGTTTGGAGATTTGGAGCATGGGTATCGAGTTTTTAGTGAAATGGTCACTCGAGATTTGGTTGTATGGAATTCGATCATTGGGGGCTTCGCTCAGAGTGGGGATGGCTACAGGGCTGTAGATCTCTTTATGCAGATGAAGAGGGCTGGCTTTTTGGCAAACCAGGGGACCTTGACTAGTGTTTTGAGGGCTTGCACTGGAATGGTGCTGTTGGAGATGGGGAAGCAAGTTCATGTGCATGTGCTCAAGTATGAGAGGGATTTGATTCTTGACAATGCTCTACTTGATATGTACTGCAAGTGTGGGAGCTTAGAGGAGGCAGATGCTTTGTTTCAGAGGATGCCGGAGAGGGATGTGATCTCGTGGAGCACGATGATCTCAGGCTTGGCTCAGAATGGGAGAAGTTTGGATTCGTTGAGACTATTTGAATCAATGAAAGTCATTGGGCCTATACCGAACTATATTACCATTGTGGGAGTTCTGTTTGCTTGTAGTCATGCAGGTCTTGTTGAAGAAGGAAGGTACTATTTTAGGTCAATGCAGAAACTCTTTGGTATAGAGCCTGGAAGGGAGCACTATGGTTGCATGGTTGATCTTCTTGGGAGGGCAGGGAAGCTTGAGGAAGCCGTGAAGTTTATTCATGATATGAATTTCAAACCGGATTCGGTTATATGGAGAACTCTTCTTGGTGCATGTAGAGTTCATCGAAATGTGAATTTGGCAGCATATGCAGCAAAGGAGATTCTCAAATTGGAACCTGGTGATGAAGGAACTTACATCCTCTTGTCTAACATTTATGCAGACTCGCGCCAATGGAGTGATGTTGAACAAGTGAGGAAAGCCATGAGAGACCGAGGGGTAAGGAAAGAGCCAGGTCGCAGCTGGCTTGAAGTAGGTAAGCAGATCCATGTCTTCATTGTAGGAGACATGTCGCACCCACAAATGGACATTATTGTAAAAGAGCTGAACCGATTGGTTGGTAGAATAACCGAACTGGGGTATGTTCCCAACACAGACTTTGTGTTGCATGATCTAGGACAAGAGCAAAAAGAAGAGTCGCTTCAATATCACAGTGAGAAGCTGGCTATTGCATTTGGGATAATGAACTCAACAATGGGAAAGCCCATAAGAATCATGAAGAATCTTAGGATATGCGGTGATTGCCATGCCTTTGCGAAGCTTGTTGCTAAGACTGAAGACAAGGCCATCATCATACGGGATCCAGTTCGCTTCCACCAATTTCAGGATGGAGTTTGTTCATGTGGAGATTACTGGTGA
- the LOC103711603 gene encoding uncharacterized protein LOC103711603 → NSKIRRKEGRKFWSRSRSERRILFRSGSPIRRRRKIRGGGFCLNGVKTAAAAGQRGRVKAEKGVSLGEMAKKLTLWHTRTFRPIFTHEELEPIMVAAGFLPLPVMEAPPPLSRGGGTAAWREYAYRAEAAAAPEEMMPRPRLPFPRIDGLHLMAYKAFFAALEFYLGVHHVSNLFHVRTMSLTKAQDRAVDRTYRPMRECEMGEEGMFVYRDGTLDNFTKMICNNDEEDGSIISKSSEKCLKKTNSDDNSNNPANLINFVEWKDLLPDY, encoded by the exons AACAGCAAGATaaggagaaaagaaggaagaaaattctGGTCCCGATCCAGATCGGAAAGAAGAATCCTATTCCGATCCGGTAGtccaataagaagaagaaggaaaattaGAGGAGGTGGTTTTTGTTTGAACGGAGTCaaaacggcggcggcggcggggcaGCGGGGGAGGGTGAAGGCGGAGAAGGGGGTGTCGTTGGGGGAGATGGCGAAGAAGCTGACGCTGTGGCACACGCGGACGTTCCGGCCGATATTCACCCACGAAGAGCTGGAGCCGATCATGGTGGCGGCGGGGTTCTTGCCGCTGCCGGTGATGGAGGCGCCGCCGCCGCTTTCGAGGGGAGGGGGGACGGCGGCGTGGAGGGAGTACGCGTACcgggcggaggcggcggcggcgccggAGGAGATGATGCCGCGCCCCCGGCTGCCGTTCCCGAGGATCGACGGGCTGCATCTGATGGCGTACAAGGCCttcttcgccgccctcgagttCTACCTCGGCGTCCACCACGTCTCCAATCTCTTCCACGTCAG GACCATGTCTCTTACGAAGGCACAGGACCGAGCTGTTGATAGAACCTACCGTCCCATGAGAGAGTGCGAGatgggagaggaagggatgTTTGTGTATCGTGATGGCACATTGGATAACTTCACGAAGATGATCTGCAACAATGACGAAGAAGATGGAAGCATCATCAGTAAGAGCAGTGAAAAATGCCTCAAGAAAACCAATAGTGATGACAATAGCAACAACCCTGCCAACTTAATCAATTTTGTTGAATGGAAAGACCTTCTACCAG ACTATTGA
- the LOC103711612 gene encoding short-chain dehydrogenase/reductase family 42E member 1 isoform X1, with amino-acid sequence MHLSANEGIEGNRFVVTGGLGFVGSALCLELARRGAEEVRSLDPRLSSPWSAALLHAGVRCIQGDVSRKKDIEKALHGADCVFHLASYGMSGKEMLQAGRVDEVNINGTCNILDGCLEFGIKRLVYVSTYNVVFGGKEIVNGNEALPYFPLDDHVDPYGRSKSVAEQLVLKSNDRPSKKKDGVRLYTCAIRPAAIYGPGEERHLPRILSLAKMGLLSFKVGSPSVKTDWVYVENLVLALILASMGLLDDIPGREGQPVAAGQPYFISDESPVNTTEFIINPLLRSLDYDFPKITIDVQHALFMARIFWVVYTLLYPWLNRKWLPQPLLLPAEVYKIGVTHYFSTLKARQELGYVPMVSPRDGLAATIAYWRERKKRELDGPTIYVWLFAVIGMSALFSAAFLPPVGPLGWVRAFSLFVFQSLWTIRLVFLVSVALHVGEGIYAWHLSRKVDPRNSKGQTRLDQNISKGGDKPLTACSGRFNYIILVINAA; translated from the exons ATGCATCTGAGCGCGAATGAGGGGATCGAGGGGAACAGATTCGTGGTGACGGGAGGGCTGGGTTTCGTGGGATCGGCCCTCTGCTTGGAGCTCGCGAGGAGAGGGGCGGAGGAGGTCCGATCGCTCGATCCCCGCCTCTCCTCCCCTTGGTCCGCCGCTCTCCTCCATGCCGGCGTCCGCTGCATCCAAG GAGATGTGAGTCGGAAAAAGGATATTGAGAAGGCATTGCATGGGGCAGATTGTGTTTTTCACCTTGCTTCATATGGTATGTCAGGGAAGGAAATGCTTCAAGCCGGGCGTGTTGATGAGGTTAACATAAATGGAACCTGCAACATCTTAGATGGCTGCCTTGAGTTTGGTATAAAAAGGCTTGTCTATGTAAGTACTTACAATGTGGTTTTTGGGGGAAAGGAGATTGTGAACGGAAATGAAGCTTTACCGTATTTTCCTCTCGATGACCATGTTGATCCATATGGTCGTAGTAAATCTGTTGCAGAACAGCTAGTTCTGAAGAGCAATGATCGTCCGTCGAA GAAGAAAGATGGTGTTCGTCTTTATACTTGTGCAATCCGTCCTGCTGCTATCTATGGACCAGGTGAGGAGAGGCACCTTCCAAGGATTCTTTCCCTTGCAAAGATGGGACTGTTATCATTTAAAGTTGGTAGTCCAAGTGTGAAGACAGACTGGGTCTATGTGGAAAACCTTGTGCTTGCCCTGATATTGGCAAGCATGGGGCTTCTGGATGACATTCCTGGTAGAGAAGGACAGCCTGTCGCTGCTGGTCAGCCATATTTTATATCTGATG AATCACCTGTCAACACCACCGAATTTATAATCAACCCTCTTCTTCGAAGTTTAGATTATGACTTTCCAAAAATTACAATAGATGTTCAGCATGCACTATTTATGGCACGAATTTTTTGGGTTGTTTACACCCTGCTGTACCCATGGCTTAATCGCAAATGGCTTCCTCAGCCTCTCCTTCTTCCTGCTGAAGTATACAAG ATTGGTGTGACCCATTACTTTTCCACTCTGAAAGCAAGGCAGGAGCTCGGCTATGTACCTATGGTGAGCCCTCGAGATGGTTTAGCTGCAACTATAGCATATTGGcgggagagaaagaagagagaattaGATGGGCCAACTATATATGTCTGGCTTTTTGCTGTAATCGGGATGTCTGCATTGTTCTCTGCTGCTTTCCTGCCCCCAGTTGGACCACTAGGATGGGTGAGAGCCTTCAGCCTTTTTGTATTTCAATCATTATGGACCATCAGACTCGTCTTCCTTGTATCAGTAGCTTTGCATGTTGGCGAAGGCATCTATGCATGGCACCTGTCAAGGAAGGTTGACCCAAGAAATTCAAAAG GTCAGACGAGGCTGGATCAGAACATCTCAAAAGGCGGAGACAAGCCACTTACTGCTTGTAGTGGAAGGTTCAATTATATTATCTTGGTAATTAATGCTGCATGA
- the LOC103711612 gene encoding short-chain dehydrogenase/reductase family 42E member 1 isoform X3, which produces MHLSANEGIEGNRFVVTGGLGFVGSALCLELARRGAEEVRSLDPRLSSPWSAALLHAGVRCIQGDVSRKKDIEKALHGADCVFHLASYGMSGKEMLQAGRVDEVNINGTCNILDGCLEFGIKRLVYVSTYNVVFGGKEIVNGNEALPYFPLDDHVDPYGRSKSVAEQLVLKSNDRPSKKKDGVRLYTCAIRPAAIYGPGEERHLPRILSLAKMGLLSFKVGSPSVKTDWVYVENLVLALILASMGLLDDIPGREGQPVAAGQPYFISDESPVNTTEFIINPLLRSLDYDFPKITIDVQHALFMARIFWVVYTLLYPWLNRKWLPQPLLLPAEVYKIGVTHYFSTLKARQELGYVPMVSPRDGLAATIAYWRERKKRELDGPTIYVWLFAVIGMSALFSAAFLPPVGPLGWVRRGWIRTSQKAETSHLLLVVEGSIILSW; this is translated from the exons ATGCATCTGAGCGCGAATGAGGGGATCGAGGGGAACAGATTCGTGGTGACGGGAGGGCTGGGTTTCGTGGGATCGGCCCTCTGCTTGGAGCTCGCGAGGAGAGGGGCGGAGGAGGTCCGATCGCTCGATCCCCGCCTCTCCTCCCCTTGGTCCGCCGCTCTCCTCCATGCCGGCGTCCGCTGCATCCAAG GAGATGTGAGTCGGAAAAAGGATATTGAGAAGGCATTGCATGGGGCAGATTGTGTTTTTCACCTTGCTTCATATGGTATGTCAGGGAAGGAAATGCTTCAAGCCGGGCGTGTTGATGAGGTTAACATAAATGGAACCTGCAACATCTTAGATGGCTGCCTTGAGTTTGGTATAAAAAGGCTTGTCTATGTAAGTACTTACAATGTGGTTTTTGGGGGAAAGGAGATTGTGAACGGAAATGAAGCTTTACCGTATTTTCCTCTCGATGACCATGTTGATCCATATGGTCGTAGTAAATCTGTTGCAGAACAGCTAGTTCTGAAGAGCAATGATCGTCCGTCGAA GAAGAAAGATGGTGTTCGTCTTTATACTTGTGCAATCCGTCCTGCTGCTATCTATGGACCAGGTGAGGAGAGGCACCTTCCAAGGATTCTTTCCCTTGCAAAGATGGGACTGTTATCATTTAAAGTTGGTAGTCCAAGTGTGAAGACAGACTGGGTCTATGTGGAAAACCTTGTGCTTGCCCTGATATTGGCAAGCATGGGGCTTCTGGATGACATTCCTGGTAGAGAAGGACAGCCTGTCGCTGCTGGTCAGCCATATTTTATATCTGATG AATCACCTGTCAACACCACCGAATTTATAATCAACCCTCTTCTTCGAAGTTTAGATTATGACTTTCCAAAAATTACAATAGATGTTCAGCATGCACTATTTATGGCACGAATTTTTTGGGTTGTTTACACCCTGCTGTACCCATGGCTTAATCGCAAATGGCTTCCTCAGCCTCTCCTTCTTCCTGCTGAAGTATACAAG ATTGGTGTGACCCATTACTTTTCCACTCTGAAAGCAAGGCAGGAGCTCGGCTATGTACCTATGGTGAGCCCTCGAGATGGTTTAGCTGCAACTATAGCATATTGGcgggagagaaagaagagagaattaGATGGGCCAACTATATATGTCTGGCTTTTTGCTGTAATCGGGATGTCTGCATTGTTCTCTGCTGCTTTCCTGCCCCCAGTTGGACCACTAGGATGG GTCAGACGAGGCTGGATCAGAACATCTCAAAAGGCGGAGACAAGCCACTTACTGCTTGTAGTGGAAGGTTCAATTATATTATCTTGGTAA
- the LOC103711612 gene encoding short-chain dehydrogenase/reductase family 42E member 1 isoform X2, with product MHLSANEGIEGNRFVVTGGLGFVGSALCLELARRGAEEVRSLDPRLSSPWSAALLHAGVRCIQGDVSRKKDIEKALHGADCVFHLASYGMSGKEMLQAGRVDEVNINGTCNILDGCLEFGIKRLVYVSTYNVVFGGKEIVNGNEALPYFPLDDHVDPYGRSKSVAEQLVLKSNDRPSKKKDGVRLYTCAIRPAAIYGPGEERHLPRILSLAKMGLLSFKVGSPSVKTDWVYVENLVLALILASMGLLDDIPGREGQPVAAGQPYFISDESPVNTTEFIINPLLRSLDYDFPKITIDVQHALFMARIFWVVYTLLYPWLNRKWLPQPLLLPAEVYKIGVTHYFSTLKARQELGYVPMVSPRDGLAATIAYWRERKKRELDGPTIYVWLFAVIGMSALFSAAFLPPVGPLGWVRAFSLFVFQSLWTIRLVFLVSVALHVGEGIYAWHLSRKVDPRNSKGWFWQTLALGFFSLRYLLKRARR from the exons ATGCATCTGAGCGCGAATGAGGGGATCGAGGGGAACAGATTCGTGGTGACGGGAGGGCTGGGTTTCGTGGGATCGGCCCTCTGCTTGGAGCTCGCGAGGAGAGGGGCGGAGGAGGTCCGATCGCTCGATCCCCGCCTCTCCTCCCCTTGGTCCGCCGCTCTCCTCCATGCCGGCGTCCGCTGCATCCAAG GAGATGTGAGTCGGAAAAAGGATATTGAGAAGGCATTGCATGGGGCAGATTGTGTTTTTCACCTTGCTTCATATGGTATGTCAGGGAAGGAAATGCTTCAAGCCGGGCGTGTTGATGAGGTTAACATAAATGGAACCTGCAACATCTTAGATGGCTGCCTTGAGTTTGGTATAAAAAGGCTTGTCTATGTAAGTACTTACAATGTGGTTTTTGGGGGAAAGGAGATTGTGAACGGAAATGAAGCTTTACCGTATTTTCCTCTCGATGACCATGTTGATCCATATGGTCGTAGTAAATCTGTTGCAGAACAGCTAGTTCTGAAGAGCAATGATCGTCCGTCGAA GAAGAAAGATGGTGTTCGTCTTTATACTTGTGCAATCCGTCCTGCTGCTATCTATGGACCAGGTGAGGAGAGGCACCTTCCAAGGATTCTTTCCCTTGCAAAGATGGGACTGTTATCATTTAAAGTTGGTAGTCCAAGTGTGAAGACAGACTGGGTCTATGTGGAAAACCTTGTGCTTGCCCTGATATTGGCAAGCATGGGGCTTCTGGATGACATTCCTGGTAGAGAAGGACAGCCTGTCGCTGCTGGTCAGCCATATTTTATATCTGATG AATCACCTGTCAACACCACCGAATTTATAATCAACCCTCTTCTTCGAAGTTTAGATTATGACTTTCCAAAAATTACAATAGATGTTCAGCATGCACTATTTATGGCACGAATTTTTTGGGTTGTTTACACCCTGCTGTACCCATGGCTTAATCGCAAATGGCTTCCTCAGCCTCTCCTTCTTCCTGCTGAAGTATACAAG ATTGGTGTGACCCATTACTTTTCCACTCTGAAAGCAAGGCAGGAGCTCGGCTATGTACCTATGGTGAGCCCTCGAGATGGTTTAGCTGCAACTATAGCATATTGGcgggagagaaagaagagagaattaGATGGGCCAACTATATATGTCTGGCTTTTTGCTGTAATCGGGATGTCTGCATTGTTCTCTGCTGCTTTCCTGCCCCCAGTTGGACCACTAGGATGGGTGAGAGCCTTCAGCCTTTTTGTATTTCAATCATTATGGACCATCAGACTCGTCTTCCTTGTATCAGTAGCTTTGCATGTTGGCGAAGGCATCTATGCATGGCACCTGTCAAGGAAGGTTGACCCAAGAAATTCAAAAGGTTGGTTTTGGCAGACTTTGGCCCTTGGCTTCTTCTCGCTGAGATATTTGTTGAAAAGAGCCCGGCGCTGA